A single region of the Ciconia boyciana chromosome 13, ASM3463844v1, whole genome shotgun sequence genome encodes:
- the AP5Z1 gene encoding AP-5 complex subunit zeta-1 isoform X1, with the protein MFTAAAESFLRQAREIQEEELRRFASRVAALLQGPELGPEAVDCLQRLHLTVAATKYPRKLDGKFVELLQTVLCSSECPEQIQVLCAAILREMSPCNDLILSCDEIQDTKLLSLVSSVLLAQGNNKAEVSAVGQRIVKLLERRLPESQNARYLLPVLSNVISLSPESLTEEQTNVVSKKMADWLRYASIQQGVAQPSGGFFSNPRTRQPGPVTEVDGAIATDFFTVLSVGQYYTQDQWLNVQAFSMLRNWLLCYGGKGLKTPNSDDKSGMDRSVMSMVSTTSTSSRLLPPKERLREKAFEYCQRLIEQSNRRPLKKDDGDLQKACLIEAVTIMDIICKQDSSYVYRAVSFLKILHGRICGDATYARALLPIAQFFLNHSKMAAVDSDAIYKHLFTDIPAQLFHSPSLAFEFVQFCKDNSQLFTETSSIFRQSFPNLFKFLAWNSPPLISEFVDLLPFLLDAGTAIEIFHLLLDLPCLTAALDIQLRSTVLPTSEKAASNPAVKPATCLEAFHHPLYKSMFQYLLRTKSAPEDAPERLIPLRQLLGSLASSPRVVQCAETVPVLLELFFRVVAEFADGPLINQLVVLLLQRSDQLYEIPAFKDDAYRVLSSQLVMLCKLHPALIVELSKEILEFSGTVSNIQNKEAIFTHVVWAIGEYMSVSYDKRCTVEQINRFFETLEAMLFEITQLRPLASTPSYAPRAISVLMATLTKLAARSQDLIPRVSMFLSKMRTFVQSPAVTSVYCKEDLEEILIRATELMNLLKMPSVAQFVFTPPVDVARTRFQREVNDSLPFALRIVTHLLEPAPGCLPG; encoded by the exons ATGTTCACGGCGGCGGCCGAGAGCTTCCTCAGGCAGGCGAG GGAGATCCAGGAGGAGGAGCTGCGGAGATTCGCCTCCCGCGTCGCCGCCCTCCTGCAGGGCCCGGAGCTGGGCCCCGAGGCCGTGGactgcctccagaggctgcacCTCACCGTCGCCGCCACCAAGTACCCCCGCAA GCTGGATGGCAAGTTTGTGGAACTGTTGCAGACAGTGCTGTGTTCGTCCGAGTGCCCTGAGCAGATTCAGGTGTTATGTGCTGCCATCCTGAGAGAGATGTCGCCTTGCAATGATCTGATCCTCTCCTGTGATGAGATTCAAGATACAAAGCTCTTGAGCCTGGTATCCTCTGTCCTTTTGGCTCAG ggaaataaCAAGGCTGAAGTgtctgctgtggggcagcgTATTGTAAAACTCCTTGAAAGAAGACTGCCTGAGAGTCAGAATGCTCGGTACCTTCTTCCTGTCCTGTCAAATGTCATCAGTCTTTCACCAGAATCTCTAACTGAAG AGCAGACGAATGTAGTCAGTAAAAAGATGGCCGACTGGCTGAGGTATGCGAGTATTCAGCAAGGAGTTGCTCAACCCTCTGGAGGCTTCTTCTCCAATCCCCGAACCAGACAG CCTGGTCCTGTCACAGAGGTGGATGGTGCCATTGCCACAGACTTCTTCACAGTGCTCTCAGTGGGTCAGTACTACACACAGGACCAGTGGCTCAACGTGCAAGCCTTCTCCATGCTGCGAAATTGGCTGCTGTGCTATGGGGGCAAGGGGTTGAAGACCCCTAATTCAG ATGACAAATCAGGAATGGACAGGTCTGTTATGTCTATGGTCTCAACTACATCCACATCTAGTCGCCTGCTTCCCCCAAAGGAGCGTCTGCGGGAGAAAGCCTTTGAGTACTGCCAGCGGCTTATTGAGCAGAGCAACCGGC GACCCCTGAAGAAAGATGATGGCGACCTGCAGAAAGCT tgTCTCATTGAGGCGGTGACAATCATGGACATCATCTGCAAACAGGACTCCTCCTATGTGTACCGTGCAGTCTCCTTCCTGAAAATCCTGCATGGCAGAATCTGTGGGGATGCCACTTATGCCAGGGCACTACTGCCCATTGCCCAGTTCTTCCTGAACCACA GCAAAATGGCAGCTGTGGACTCTGATGCAATCTACAAACACTTATTCACTGATATCCCGGCTCAGCTCTTCCACAGCCCATCACTGGCCTTCGAATTTGTCCAGTTCTGCAAAGACAACAGCCAGCTCTTCACTGAGACCTCCAGCATATTCAGGCAGAGCTTCCCAAATCTCTTCAAG TTCCTGGCGTGGAACAGCCCACCCCTTATCTCTGAGTTTGTGGACcttctcccatttctgctgGATGCAGGCACAGCCATTGAGATCTTCCATTTGCTGCTTGACCTGCCTTGTTTGACAGCAGCTCTGGACATCCAGCTGAG GTCAACTGTTCTTCCTACCTCCGAGAAGGCTGCCAGCAACCCAGCTGTGAAGCCGGCCACCTGTCTGGAAGCCTTTCACCATCCCCTCTACAAGAGCATGTTCCAGTATCTTCTCCGCACCAAGTCTGCTCCCGAGGATGCCCCAGAGAG GCTGATTCCACTTCGGCAGCTGCTGGGATCCCTGGCCAGCAGCCCAAGGGTCGTGCAATGTGCAGAGACTGTCCCTGTCTTACTGGAGCTCTTTTTCAGGGTGGTGGCAGAG tttgcagatgGGCCGCTGATAAACCagctggtggtgctgctgctgcagaggagtgACCAGCTCTATGAGATCCCAGCATTTAAAGATGACGCGTACAG GGTGCTGAGCTCGCAGCTGGTGATGCTCTGCAAGCTGCACCCTGCACTCATTGTGGAACTGTCCAAGGAGATTCTGGAGTTCTCAGGAACAGTCAGCAACATCCAGAACAAGGAAGCCATCTTCACCCATGTG GTCTGGGCTATTGGAGAGTACATGTCTGTGTCCTATGACAAGCGCTGCACTGTGGAGCAGATCAACCGGTTCTTTGAGACTCTAGAGGCCATGCTATTCGAAATCACCCAGCTCCGACCGCTGGCCAGCACCCCCAGCTATGCACCCCGCGCCATCAGTGTCCTTATGGCCACCTTGACCAAGTTGGCAGCTCGCAGCCAGGACTTGATTCCCAG AGTGTCCATGTTCCTGTCCAAGATGAGGACGTTTGTGCAGAGCCCTGCTGTCACTTCTGTTTACTGCAAGGAGGACCTTGAGGAGATCCTTATCCGGGCAACTGAGCTCATGAACCTACTGAAAATGCCAAGCGTGGCTCAGTTTGTGTTCACACCGCCTGTAGATGTGGCTAGAACACGGTTTCAGAGGGAGGTGAATGACTCCCTCCCTTTTGCCCTGAGGATAGTCACCCATCTCCTAGagccagctcctggctgcctgcCAGGGTGA
- the AP5Z1 gene encoding AP-5 complex subunit zeta-1 isoform X2 translates to MMLYCDSCRLDGKFVELLQTVLCSSECPEQIQVLCAAILREMSPCNDLILSCDEIQDTKLLSLVSSVLLAQGNNKAEVSAVGQRIVKLLERRLPESQNARYLLPVLSNVISLSPESLTEEQTNVVSKKMADWLRYASIQQGVAQPSGGFFSNPRTRQPGPVTEVDGAIATDFFTVLSVGQYYTQDQWLNVQAFSMLRNWLLCYGGKGLKTPNSDDKSGMDRSVMSMVSTTSTSSRLLPPKERLREKAFEYCQRLIEQSNRRPLKKDDGDLQKACLIEAVTIMDIICKQDSSYVYRAVSFLKILHGRICGDATYARALLPIAQFFLNHSKMAAVDSDAIYKHLFTDIPAQLFHSPSLAFEFVQFCKDNSQLFTETSSIFRQSFPNLFKFLAWNSPPLISEFVDLLPFLLDAGTAIEIFHLLLDLPCLTAALDIQLRSTVLPTSEKAASNPAVKPATCLEAFHHPLYKSMFQYLLRTKSAPEDAPERLIPLRQLLGSLASSPRVVQCAETVPVLLELFFRVVAEFADGPLINQLVVLLLQRSDQLYEIPAFKDDAYRVLSSQLVMLCKLHPALIVELSKEILEFSGTVSNIQNKEAIFTHVVWAIGEYMSVSYDKRCTVEQINRFFETLEAMLFEITQLRPLASTPSYAPRAISVLMATLTKLAARSQDLIPRVSMFLSKMRTFVQSPAVTSVYCKEDLEEILIRATELMNLLKMPSVAQFVFTPPVDVARTRFQREVNDSLPFALRIVTHLLEPAPGCLPG, encoded by the exons A TGATGCTTTACTGTGACTCTTGCAGGCTGGATGGCAAGTTTGTGGAACTGTTGCAGACAGTGCTGTGTTCGTCCGAGTGCCCTGAGCAGATTCAGGTGTTATGTGCTGCCATCCTGAGAGAGATGTCGCCTTGCAATGATCTGATCCTCTCCTGTGATGAGATTCAAGATACAAAGCTCTTGAGCCTGGTATCCTCTGTCCTTTTGGCTCAG ggaaataaCAAGGCTGAAGTgtctgctgtggggcagcgTATTGTAAAACTCCTTGAAAGAAGACTGCCTGAGAGTCAGAATGCTCGGTACCTTCTTCCTGTCCTGTCAAATGTCATCAGTCTTTCACCAGAATCTCTAACTGAAG AGCAGACGAATGTAGTCAGTAAAAAGATGGCCGACTGGCTGAGGTATGCGAGTATTCAGCAAGGAGTTGCTCAACCCTCTGGAGGCTTCTTCTCCAATCCCCGAACCAGACAG CCTGGTCCTGTCACAGAGGTGGATGGTGCCATTGCCACAGACTTCTTCACAGTGCTCTCAGTGGGTCAGTACTACACACAGGACCAGTGGCTCAACGTGCAAGCCTTCTCCATGCTGCGAAATTGGCTGCTGTGCTATGGGGGCAAGGGGTTGAAGACCCCTAATTCAG ATGACAAATCAGGAATGGACAGGTCTGTTATGTCTATGGTCTCAACTACATCCACATCTAGTCGCCTGCTTCCCCCAAAGGAGCGTCTGCGGGAGAAAGCCTTTGAGTACTGCCAGCGGCTTATTGAGCAGAGCAACCGGC GACCCCTGAAGAAAGATGATGGCGACCTGCAGAAAGCT tgTCTCATTGAGGCGGTGACAATCATGGACATCATCTGCAAACAGGACTCCTCCTATGTGTACCGTGCAGTCTCCTTCCTGAAAATCCTGCATGGCAGAATCTGTGGGGATGCCACTTATGCCAGGGCACTACTGCCCATTGCCCAGTTCTTCCTGAACCACA GCAAAATGGCAGCTGTGGACTCTGATGCAATCTACAAACACTTATTCACTGATATCCCGGCTCAGCTCTTCCACAGCCCATCACTGGCCTTCGAATTTGTCCAGTTCTGCAAAGACAACAGCCAGCTCTTCACTGAGACCTCCAGCATATTCAGGCAGAGCTTCCCAAATCTCTTCAAG TTCCTGGCGTGGAACAGCCCACCCCTTATCTCTGAGTTTGTGGACcttctcccatttctgctgGATGCAGGCACAGCCATTGAGATCTTCCATTTGCTGCTTGACCTGCCTTGTTTGACAGCAGCTCTGGACATCCAGCTGAG GTCAACTGTTCTTCCTACCTCCGAGAAGGCTGCCAGCAACCCAGCTGTGAAGCCGGCCACCTGTCTGGAAGCCTTTCACCATCCCCTCTACAAGAGCATGTTCCAGTATCTTCTCCGCACCAAGTCTGCTCCCGAGGATGCCCCAGAGAG GCTGATTCCACTTCGGCAGCTGCTGGGATCCCTGGCCAGCAGCCCAAGGGTCGTGCAATGTGCAGAGACTGTCCCTGTCTTACTGGAGCTCTTTTTCAGGGTGGTGGCAGAG tttgcagatgGGCCGCTGATAAACCagctggtggtgctgctgctgcagaggagtgACCAGCTCTATGAGATCCCAGCATTTAAAGATGACGCGTACAG GGTGCTGAGCTCGCAGCTGGTGATGCTCTGCAAGCTGCACCCTGCACTCATTGTGGAACTGTCCAAGGAGATTCTGGAGTTCTCAGGAACAGTCAGCAACATCCAGAACAAGGAAGCCATCTTCACCCATGTG GTCTGGGCTATTGGAGAGTACATGTCTGTGTCCTATGACAAGCGCTGCACTGTGGAGCAGATCAACCGGTTCTTTGAGACTCTAGAGGCCATGCTATTCGAAATCACCCAGCTCCGACCGCTGGCCAGCACCCCCAGCTATGCACCCCGCGCCATCAGTGTCCTTATGGCCACCTTGACCAAGTTGGCAGCTCGCAGCCAGGACTTGATTCCCAG AGTGTCCATGTTCCTGTCCAAGATGAGGACGTTTGTGCAGAGCCCTGCTGTCACTTCTGTTTACTGCAAGGAGGACCTTGAGGAGATCCTTATCCGGGCAACTGAGCTCATGAACCTACTGAAAATGCCAAGCGTGGCTCAGTTTGTGTTCACACCGCCTGTAGATGTGGCTAGAACACGGTTTCAGAGGGAGGTGAATGACTCCCTCCCTTTTGCCCTGAGGATAGTCACCCATCTCCTAGagccagctcctggctgcctgcCAGGGTGA
- the AP5Z1 gene encoding AP-5 complex subunit zeta-1 isoform X3 → MSPCNDLILSCDEIQDTKLLSLVSSVLLAQGNNKAEVSAVGQRIVKLLERRLPESQNARYLLPVLSNVISLSPESLTEEQTNVVSKKMADWLRYASIQQGVAQPSGGFFSNPRTRQPGPVTEVDGAIATDFFTVLSVGQYYTQDQWLNVQAFSMLRNWLLCYGGKGLKTPNSDDKSGMDRSVMSMVSTTSTSSRLLPPKERLREKAFEYCQRLIEQSNRRPLKKDDGDLQKACLIEAVTIMDIICKQDSSYVYRAVSFLKILHGRICGDATYARALLPIAQFFLNHSKMAAVDSDAIYKHLFTDIPAQLFHSPSLAFEFVQFCKDNSQLFTETSSIFRQSFPNLFKFLAWNSPPLISEFVDLLPFLLDAGTAIEIFHLLLDLPCLTAALDIQLRSTVLPTSEKAASNPAVKPATCLEAFHHPLYKSMFQYLLRTKSAPEDAPERLIPLRQLLGSLASSPRVVQCAETVPVLLELFFRVVAEFADGPLINQLVVLLLQRSDQLYEIPAFKDDAYRVLSSQLVMLCKLHPALIVELSKEILEFSGTVSNIQNKEAIFTHVVWAIGEYMSVSYDKRCTVEQINRFFETLEAMLFEITQLRPLASTPSYAPRAISVLMATLTKLAARSQDLIPRVSMFLSKMRTFVQSPAVTSVYCKEDLEEILIRATELMNLLKMPSVAQFVFTPPVDVARTRFQREVNDSLPFALRIVTHLLEPAPGCLPG, encoded by the exons ATGTCGCCTTGCAATGATCTGATCCTCTCCTGTGATGAGATTCAAGATACAAAGCTCTTGAGCCTGGTATCCTCTGTCCTTTTGGCTCAG ggaaataaCAAGGCTGAAGTgtctgctgtggggcagcgTATTGTAAAACTCCTTGAAAGAAGACTGCCTGAGAGTCAGAATGCTCGGTACCTTCTTCCTGTCCTGTCAAATGTCATCAGTCTTTCACCAGAATCTCTAACTGAAG AGCAGACGAATGTAGTCAGTAAAAAGATGGCCGACTGGCTGAGGTATGCGAGTATTCAGCAAGGAGTTGCTCAACCCTCTGGAGGCTTCTTCTCCAATCCCCGAACCAGACAG CCTGGTCCTGTCACAGAGGTGGATGGTGCCATTGCCACAGACTTCTTCACAGTGCTCTCAGTGGGTCAGTACTACACACAGGACCAGTGGCTCAACGTGCAAGCCTTCTCCATGCTGCGAAATTGGCTGCTGTGCTATGGGGGCAAGGGGTTGAAGACCCCTAATTCAG ATGACAAATCAGGAATGGACAGGTCTGTTATGTCTATGGTCTCAACTACATCCACATCTAGTCGCCTGCTTCCCCCAAAGGAGCGTCTGCGGGAGAAAGCCTTTGAGTACTGCCAGCGGCTTATTGAGCAGAGCAACCGGC GACCCCTGAAGAAAGATGATGGCGACCTGCAGAAAGCT tgTCTCATTGAGGCGGTGACAATCATGGACATCATCTGCAAACAGGACTCCTCCTATGTGTACCGTGCAGTCTCCTTCCTGAAAATCCTGCATGGCAGAATCTGTGGGGATGCCACTTATGCCAGGGCACTACTGCCCATTGCCCAGTTCTTCCTGAACCACA GCAAAATGGCAGCTGTGGACTCTGATGCAATCTACAAACACTTATTCACTGATATCCCGGCTCAGCTCTTCCACAGCCCATCACTGGCCTTCGAATTTGTCCAGTTCTGCAAAGACAACAGCCAGCTCTTCACTGAGACCTCCAGCATATTCAGGCAGAGCTTCCCAAATCTCTTCAAG TTCCTGGCGTGGAACAGCCCACCCCTTATCTCTGAGTTTGTGGACcttctcccatttctgctgGATGCAGGCACAGCCATTGAGATCTTCCATTTGCTGCTTGACCTGCCTTGTTTGACAGCAGCTCTGGACATCCAGCTGAG GTCAACTGTTCTTCCTACCTCCGAGAAGGCTGCCAGCAACCCAGCTGTGAAGCCGGCCACCTGTCTGGAAGCCTTTCACCATCCCCTCTACAAGAGCATGTTCCAGTATCTTCTCCGCACCAAGTCTGCTCCCGAGGATGCCCCAGAGAG GCTGATTCCACTTCGGCAGCTGCTGGGATCCCTGGCCAGCAGCCCAAGGGTCGTGCAATGTGCAGAGACTGTCCCTGTCTTACTGGAGCTCTTTTTCAGGGTGGTGGCAGAG tttgcagatgGGCCGCTGATAAACCagctggtggtgctgctgctgcagaggagtgACCAGCTCTATGAGATCCCAGCATTTAAAGATGACGCGTACAG GGTGCTGAGCTCGCAGCTGGTGATGCTCTGCAAGCTGCACCCTGCACTCATTGTGGAACTGTCCAAGGAGATTCTGGAGTTCTCAGGAACAGTCAGCAACATCCAGAACAAGGAAGCCATCTTCACCCATGTG GTCTGGGCTATTGGAGAGTACATGTCTGTGTCCTATGACAAGCGCTGCACTGTGGAGCAGATCAACCGGTTCTTTGAGACTCTAGAGGCCATGCTATTCGAAATCACCCAGCTCCGACCGCTGGCCAGCACCCCCAGCTATGCACCCCGCGCCATCAGTGTCCTTATGGCCACCTTGACCAAGTTGGCAGCTCGCAGCCAGGACTTGATTCCCAG AGTGTCCATGTTCCTGTCCAAGATGAGGACGTTTGTGCAGAGCCCTGCTGTCACTTCTGTTTACTGCAAGGAGGACCTTGAGGAGATCCTTATCCGGGCAACTGAGCTCATGAACCTACTGAAAATGCCAAGCGTGGCTCAGTTTGTGTTCACACCGCCTGTAGATGTGGCTAGAACACGGTTTCAGAGGGAGGTGAATGACTCCCTCCCTTTTGCCCTGAGGATAGTCACCCATCTCCTAGagccagctcctggctgcctgcCAGGGTGA